One genomic segment of Clostridium saccharoperbutylacetonicum N1-4(HMT) includes these proteins:
- a CDS encoding TetR/AcrR family transcriptional regulator: protein MVQKRNLTKEKIIETAFSLADEIGLNQISFQKIAEKLGIKYPSLYNHFDNIEDLKIKMTIHFLNKLNSRLMERLIGKSGEAAIIEFSYVYREFAVENKSGYRLYMNIPSTENDEVKRLSKETTTIIRKILEFYMEDQAQIIHKSRALRSLLHGFVSLSSHGYFQNPINLEDSFKFMITDFILSISKK, encoded by the coding sequence ATGGTGCAAAAGAGAAATTTGACTAAGGAGAAAATTATTGAAACTGCTTTTTCTTTAGCTGATGAAATTGGGTTAAATCAAATCTCATTTCAAAAGATTGCAGAAAAATTGGGAATAAAATATCCATCCTTATATAATCATTTTGATAATATAGAAGATTTGAAAATTAAAATGACAATTCATTTTTTAAATAAACTTAACTCTAGATTAATGGAAAGATTAATTGGTAAAAGTGGTGAAGCAGCTATTATTGAATTTTCGTATGTTTATAGAGAATTTGCAGTAGAAAATAAGTCTGGTTACAGACTTTATATGAATATACCAAGCACAGAAAATGATGAAGTGAAACGATTATCAAAAGAAACAACTACAATAATTCGCAAGATTTTGGAGTTCTATATGGAAGATCAAGCCCAAATAATTCATAAAAGTAGAGCTTTGAGAAGTTTATTGCATGGTTTTGTTTCTTTAAGCTCTCATGGATATTTTCAAAATCCAATAAATCTAGAAGATAGTTTTAAATTCATGATTACTGATTTTATATTATCCATTTCTAAAAAATAA
- a CDS encoding 3D domain-containing protein, whose product MSKNFKWTNIMKKSIAFGMALSICLGAKAISLGNVANAATANRALICSATAYTGGTGNITASGLPVQRDPSGLSTVAVDPNVIPLGSHLYIEGYGYAIAADTGGAIKGNIIDVYFNSSSECNNWGTKTVHVTVLGNK is encoded by the coding sequence ATGTCAAAGAATTTTAAATGGACAAACATTATGAAAAAGTCAATTGCTTTTGGAATGGCTTTAAGCATTTGTTTAGGTGCAAAAGCTATATCATTAGGAAATGTAGCTAATGCAGCAACAGCAAACAGAGCATTGATTTGTTCAGCAACAGCATATACTGGAGGAACTGGAAACATTACAGCAAGTGGATTACCAGTGCAAAGAGATCCAAGTGGACTTAGCACAGTGGCAGTAGATCCAAATGTAATACCGTTAGGATCGCATTTATATATTGAAGGATATGGATATGCAATTGCAGCCGATACAGGTGGAGCAATAAAAGGAAATATAATAGATGTATACTTTAATAGTTCTAGTGAATGTAATAATTGGGGTACAAAAACAGTTCATGTCACAGTATTAGGAAATAAATAA
- a CDS encoding HD domain-containing phosphohydrolase → MRGNILIIDDSSIERKIINQAIKNRLDDINIFEVDNGLDISKKLLENNIHACVLDVMMPQKNGFQVLQEIKEDCNLMDIPVIVCTGISDKAAVEKALSLGAFDYFAKPLTEEAIKISLPLKIKNAIDLMKRKEEIIYLSYHDQLTGLYNRRFFEEELARINTRSNLPITLIMGDLNGLKLINDSFGHAMGDEVIKRVGKMMKLGSREDDIVARLAGDEFVIISPKTDEKEACKIINNIMSLLAKEKVGSVEVSISLGYGCKYNDEEKIEDVFKKAEDTMYGKKVFESQSMRGRTIKTVINTLREKSKIESEHSFRVSALCKRVGEALDLPINEINKLVSAGELHDIGKIIVDERTINKPGKLTADEWEEVKRHSEIGYRMISTVDDMTEIANYILYHHERWDGSGYPKGLKGEEIPFISRIITIADAYDAMVSERCYKDILSKEAAIEELKNNAGSQFDPDLVKIFINKVLK, encoded by the coding sequence ATGAGAGGGAATATACTAATTATTGATGATTCTTCAATCGAAAGAAAAATTATAAATCAAGCAATTAAGAATAGGCTAGATGATATAAACATATTTGAAGTGGACAATGGCTTGGATATTTCCAAAAAACTTTTAGAAAACAATATACATGCATGTGTATTAGATGTAATGATGCCTCAAAAAAATGGATTTCAGGTATTACAAGAAATTAAGGAAGATTGTAATTTGATGGATATACCAGTAATTGTATGTACTGGTATATCGGATAAAGCAGCAGTAGAAAAGGCTTTAAGTCTTGGGGCATTTGATTATTTTGCAAAACCATTAACCGAGGAAGCAATTAAAATTTCGTTACCTCTAAAGATAAAAAACGCTATTGATCTTATGAAGCGGAAAGAAGAAATTATTTATTTGAGTTATCATGATCAATTAACTGGATTATATAATAGAAGATTTTTTGAAGAAGAATTGGCAAGAATTAATACAAGATCAAATCTACCAATAACTCTTATAATGGGAGATTTAAATGGCTTGAAATTAATAAATGATTCCTTTGGACATGCAATGGGAGATGAAGTGATTAAAAGAGTTGGTAAGATGATGAAGCTTGGCAGTAGAGAAGATGATATTGTTGCAAGGCTAGCTGGGGATGAGTTTGTTATTATATCGCCTAAAACTGATGAAAAGGAAGCTTGCAAAATAATTAATAACATTATGTCATTATTAGCAAAAGAAAAAGTTGGATCAGTAGAGGTTTCAATCTCCTTAGGGTATGGATGTAAGTATAATGACGAAGAGAAAATTGAAGATGTATTTAAGAAAGCAGAAGATACAATGTATGGGAAAAAGGTATTTGAAAGTCAAAGTATGAGAGGGAGAACAATTAAAACGGTAATCAATACTCTTAGAGAGAAAAGTAAAATTGAAAGTGAGCATTCATTTAGAGTTTCAGCTTTGTGCAAAAGAGTTGGGGAAGCTTTAGATTTACCTATAAATGAAATTAATAAATTAGTTTCAGCAGGTGAATTGCATGATATAGGAAAAATAATCGTTGATGAAAGAACAATAAATAAACCAGGCAAACTTACAGCGGATGAATGGGAAGAAGTTAAACGTCATTCAGAAATTGGATATAGAATGATTAGTACAGTGGATGATATGACTGAAATAGCAAATTATATATTATATCATCATGAGAGATGGGATGGAAGTGGATATCCAAAAGGATTGAAGGGAGAAGAGATACCTTTTATTTCAAGAATTATAACTATAGCTGATGCGTATGATGCAATGGTAAGTGAACGATGCTATAAAGATATACTTTCTAAAGAAGCAGCAATAGAAGAATTGAAGAATAATGCTGGAAGTCAATTTGATCCTGACCTAGTCAAAATATTTATTAACAAAGTATTAAAATGA
- a CDS encoding ATP-binding protein has protein sequence MSRIPILKKIVIFSRTCSLRILISALFIALMTTTIGIITFIVFRNWNLSEKTTIENIQEDTNKDIFNEIQLLFSIPLYNNEINHSMIENKVIDIHNEKQRDKFFAGVVKSGNDEIYSFSFGTENGEYYGARKNENDQIEIYRSNADTNGHSMYYSVNDDLSEGTFVKDYGNFDPRTRDWYIQAKEQKKTVFSDIYKHFIKDDLALSAAYPIYNKDGTIQGVMGTHITLSTLNESLKKIADNKSATAYIIENNSGYLVANSLEKPNFEKLSDGNIKRTLIGEFSDKSINDAYENYKNTSNTTFVTKIGNETYHIKIFEYEKEGLDWLIVTSMPESVFTKEITNSINIAIFLSITSLALAIIIHLQSTKFILRPIEELTISADKFSKGDLSERAKIFRNDEVGKLSTAFNHMAEELYSLINNLEDKINERTNELIAAKDIAEEANRAKSEFLANMSHEIRTPMNGVVGFLSLLEKTDLNTSQREFIDTIKVSSETLLAVINDILDISKIEAGKMELENIPFNITTIIERTVFLFNGRAKEKEIKLNLSIDSKIPDFLKGDSTKLRQVISNLISNAVKFTNEGEILVEASLVNQTEVDTEIYFKVRDTGIGMNEHEMAKLFKPFSQADSSSTRKYGGTGLGLAICKKIVELMGGTIGVVSKKDEGTTFYFNLILNNPSEEEIFNLKQEDKNMTDIKFMEKSDLRILLVEDNEINRRFFINSLKLIGLSCDIAVNGLEALNACKIKDYHIIFMDCQMPEMDGYEATRKIRQLEAGSKHTTIIAMTAHSMKGDANECFKAGMDDYLSKPFVFEQMVEMLQKHSKTDDNRTLKNSSDSSEDRINKNKDSSFDDIVKLLTEESGFDEEFCRELVEDFCIQAEKLLTEIKDNIAKDNLIEARTNLHKLKGSAGTVRANDIAKIAVEAEEKAKIGSKDLLIELIQKAENLLNKLL, from the coding sequence ATGTCTAGGATACCTATATTAAAAAAAATTGTAATCTTCAGTAGAACATGCTCATTAAGAATTTTAATTAGTGCTTTATTTATAGCATTAATGACTACAACTATTGGAATTATAACGTTTATTGTATTTAGAAACTGGAATCTTTCAGAAAAAACTACAATAGAAAATATTCAGGAGGATACAAACAAGGATATTTTCAACGAAATACAATTACTATTTTCTATACCTTTGTATAACAATGAAATTAATCATAGTATGATTGAAAATAAAGTAATTGATATACATAATGAAAAGCAAAGAGATAAATTTTTTGCAGGGGTTGTTAAATCAGGGAATGATGAAATTTATAGCTTTAGTTTTGGAACAGAAAATGGGGAATATTATGGAGCACGAAAAAATGAAAATGATCAAATAGAAATTTATAGAAGTAATGCTGATACCAATGGTCATTCAATGTACTATAGCGTAAATGATGATTTATCAGAAGGAACTTTTGTAAAGGATTATGGTAACTTTGATCCTAGAACAAGGGATTGGTATATACAAGCAAAAGAACAAAAAAAGACTGTATTTTCCGATATTTATAAACATTTTATAAAAGATGACTTGGCTTTATCGGCAGCATATCCTATTTACAATAAAGACGGTACAATTCAAGGGGTAATGGGAACGCACATAACTCTTTCAACTCTTAATGAATCTTTAAAAAAAATAGCAGACAATAAATCAGCAACAGCATACATAATTGAAAATAACTCTGGATACTTAGTAGCAAATTCTTTAGAAAAGCCTAATTTTGAGAAGCTATCAGATGGAAATATAAAAAGAACACTAATTGGAGAATTTAGTGATAAATCAATAAATGATGCATACGAAAATTATAAAAATACTTCTAATACCACCTTTGTAACAAAAATTGGAAATGAAACTTATCATATAAAAATTTTTGAATATGAAAAAGAAGGACTAGATTGGCTTATAGTAACTTCAATGCCTGAAAGTGTCTTTACAAAAGAAATTACTAATTCCATTAATATTGCAATTTTTCTTAGTATAACATCACTTGCTTTAGCAATAATAATTCATCTACAAAGTACTAAATTTATTTTAAGACCTATTGAAGAATTGACTATTTCAGCGGATAAATTTTCAAAAGGAGATTTATCTGAAAGAGCCAAAATTTTTCGAAATGATGAAGTTGGAAAATTATCTACGGCTTTTAATCATATGGCAGAGGAATTATATTCATTGATAAATAATCTGGAAGACAAGATTAATGAAAGAACCAATGAATTAATTGCAGCTAAAGATATTGCTGAAGAAGCGAACAGAGCTAAAAGTGAATTTTTGGCAAACATGAGCCATGAAATAAGGACACCTATGAATGGAGTAGTTGGATTTTTAAGTCTTTTAGAGAAAACTGATTTAAATACGTCTCAAAGAGAATTTATTGATACAATTAAGGTTTCCTCTGAGACTTTGCTGGCAGTGATTAATGATATATTGGATATTTCTAAAATTGAAGCTGGAAAAATGGAACTTGAAAATATTCCTTTTAATATTACTACCATAATTGAGAGAACGGTATTCTTGTTCAATGGGAGAGCAAAGGAGAAGGAAATTAAATTGAATTTATCTATAGATTCAAAGATTCCTGATTTTTTGAAGGGGGATTCAACAAAGTTAAGGCAGGTTATAAGTAATTTAATTAGTAATGCTGTTAAATTCACAAATGAAGGTGAAATTCTTGTTGAAGCTTCATTAGTCAATCAGACTGAAGTCGATACAGAAATTTATTTTAAGGTCAGAGATACTGGAATAGGTATGAATGAACATGAAATGGCTAAATTATTCAAACCATTTAGTCAAGCTGATTCCTCATCGACTAGAAAATATGGTGGTACTGGATTAGGTCTTGCAATATGTAAGAAAATAGTTGAGCTTATGGGAGGGACAATCGGAGTTGTAAGCAAAAAAGATGAGGGTACAACATTTTATTTTAATTTGATATTAAATAATCCTAGTGAAGAAGAAATATTTAATTTAAAACAAGAAGATAAAAATATGACTGACATCAAATTTATGGAGAAAAGTGATTTAAGAATATTATTAGTTGAAGACAATGAGATTAATAGGAGGTTCTTCATTAATAGTTTAAAGCTAATAGGATTATCTTGTGATATTGCAGTTAATGGTTTAGAAGCATTGAATGCTTGTAAAATTAAAGATTATCATATAATTTTTATGGATTGTCAAATGCCAGAAATGGACGGCTATGAAGCAACAAGAAAAATACGTCAATTAGAAGCTGGTTCAAAACACACAACAATAATAGCAATGACCGCACATTCTATGAAAGGAGATGCAAATGAATGTTTTAAAGCTGGAATGGATGATTATTTAAGTAAGCCTTTTGTATTTGAACAGATGGTAGAAATGTTACAAAAGCACAGTAAAACTGATGATAATAGAACTTTAAAAAATTCCAGTGATTCAAGTGAAGATAGAATTAATAAGAATAAAGATTCTTCTTTTGATGATATTGTTAAGCTTCTTACTGAGGAATCAGGTTTTGATGAAGAATTTTGCCGAGAATTGGTTGAAGACTTTTGTATACAGGCAGAAAAATTATTAACTGAAATAAAAGACAATATAGCCAAAGATAATTTAATTGAAGCACGTACGAATTTACATAAATTAAAAGGTTCTGCTGGAACTGTGAGAGCTAATGATATAGCTAAAATTGCAGTGGAAGCAGAAGAAAAAGCAAAAATAGGTTCAAAAGATTTATTGATCGAATTAATACAAAAAGCTGAAAATTTATTAAACAAATTATTGTAA
- a CDS encoding ABC transporter ATP-binding protein — protein MKLYSKYFNKYKLPFLIAVFCVVCEAICDLLGPTLMSNIINTGIEQGALYKVYYWGILMLLVTAIGACFAVTRNILASKVSQRMGAELRYDLFEKIISFSEVSADKIESGSLITRMTNDTSQIVQFVNGIMRIFLKAPITCMGSIIFASILNLKLSIIIYGVVAIVGILIIGSMKFSYPRFYKLQKAMDEVNAIVQEYLIGVRLIKAFGTYDKEAEKFGNVNMNLMEKGISSQLIVTFVSPLITLTVGIGTVIVIFVGSNMFALNLANPGDITAFTIYMAQILTSLIMITNIFNTFVRTKASNARIKEVFDCEGDFSQRTKIDKRDKDNGVDKVSGFEKINGDIKFENVTFAYPNGSGMPAIKDLSFSINHGENLAIIGPTGSGKSTIAWLLLRFYDVTKGKILANGHDIRELDIERVRDNIAIVPQKPMLFSGTVSENIKWGNKEADFELFNQAIDIAQAGFIEKMQDGYESILGNAGVNVSGGQKQRISIARGILKDSSVLILDDATSALDAVTEARVREGLNSKIRNQTIITITQRCGTAMFADKILVMDNGRKVGYGTHEELMLNCEIYRDIYKTQIESSKEV, from the coding sequence ATGAAATTATATAGTAAGTATTTTAATAAGTATAAATTACCATTCTTAATTGCTGTTTTTTGTGTTGTTTGTGAAGCAATTTGTGATTTGCTTGGTCCGACTTTAATGTCAAATATAATTAATACTGGTATAGAACAAGGTGCTCTTTACAAAGTCTATTATTGGGGAATACTTATGCTTTTGGTGACTGCGATCGGGGCATGCTTTGCTGTTACCAGAAATATTTTAGCTAGCAAGGTATCACAGCGTATGGGAGCTGAATTAAGATATGATTTGTTTGAAAAAATAATATCTTTTTCTGAAGTAAGTGCAGATAAAATTGAAAGTGGCTCGCTTATTACACGTATGACAAATGATACATCACAAATAGTACAATTTGTTAATGGAATTATGAGGATTTTTTTGAAAGCACCTATTACTTGTATGGGTAGCATTATATTTGCAAGTATTTTAAATTTAAAACTTAGCATTATTATTTACGGTGTAGTTGCAATAGTTGGAATTCTTATTATCGGAAGTATGAAATTTAGTTATCCGCGTTTTTATAAGCTGCAAAAGGCTATGGATGAGGTAAATGCAATTGTACAGGAATATCTTATAGGAGTGCGTTTGATTAAAGCCTTTGGAACCTATGATAAGGAAGCTGAAAAGTTTGGAAATGTAAATATGAACTTGATGGAAAAAGGTATATCGTCTCAATTAATTGTTACTTTTGTTTCTCCACTTATAACACTTACAGTTGGAATTGGTACAGTAATTGTAATTTTTGTAGGAAGTAATATGTTTGCACTTAACCTTGCAAATCCAGGAGATATTACTGCTTTTACAATTTATATGGCTCAAATATTAACCTCATTAATCATGATAACTAATATATTTAATACTTTTGTTAGAACAAAGGCTTCTAATGCTCGTATTAAAGAAGTTTTTGATTGTGAAGGTGACTTTAGTCAAAGAACTAAAATAGACAAAAGGGATAAGGACAATGGAGTTGATAAAGTAAGTGGATTTGAGAAAATAAATGGAGATATTAAATTTGAAAATGTTACTTTTGCATATCCCAATGGAAGTGGGATGCCTGCAATAAAAGATTTGTCCTTTTCCATTAATCATGGGGAGAATTTAGCTATAATTGGACCAACTGGAAGTGGAAAGTCTACAATTGCTTGGTTACTTTTAAGATTTTATGATGTAACAAAGGGAAAAATTTTAGCTAATGGACATGATATAAGAGAATTAGATATTGAAAGAGTCCGTGATAATATAGCTATTGTTCCTCAAAAACCTATGCTTTTTTCTGGAACAGTTTCTGAAAATATCAAATGGGGAAATAAAGAGGCAGATTTTGAACTTTTTAATCAAGCCATAGATATAGCGCAAGCTGGTTTTATTGAAAAAATGCAAGATGGATATGAAAGTATTTTGGGAAATGCAGGAGTTAATGTTTCAGGTGGGCAAAAGCAGCGTATTTCTATTGCTCGTGGAATTCTTAAAGATTCTTCTGTATTGATTCTTGATGACGCAACTAGTGCTCTTGATGCAGTAACAGAAGCAAGGGTCAGGGAAGGTTTAAATTCTAAGATAAGAAATCAAACTATAATAACTATTACTCAAAGATGTGGAACAGCTATGTTTGCAGATAAAATATTAGTTATGGACAATGGTAGGAAGGTTGGATATGGAACTCATGAAGAGCTTATGCTGAATTGTGAAATATATAGAGATATCTATAAAACCCAAATAGAGAGTAGTAAGGAGGTGTAA
- a CDS encoding ABC transporter ATP-binding protein → MAAQFSNTEVKAPTMGGRPKGGGRNRFGPTEKPKNTKGTLMRIIKIYMRWGKTIFVAIVLTIISSLISVSIPYYIGKAFNTFNIETRTVDTKLLIWFLGTITILYMINWIISSINGVIMLKVSQKLVFAVRTEFFQKLQKLPLKFFDTRSHGDTMSRITNDADNISSTIAQTTTQLISSILTLAGSLIIMLSLNVFLTLVVLLCIPLVMLLTRAIARNSRSHFSAQQRSLGSLNGVIEENILGLKMVKAFGKQQDILKQFSTINEKLYESSTKAQIWSGYMMPIMNVINNLIFAIVAIVGGILSVGYGVSVGTVVSFLSYSKQFSMPLNSIAGMFNTIQSALAGAERVFEILDSEEEFADFENAIEIIEPKGKVVFDNVCFSYDKSRTILKDVSFKVEAGETVALVGETGAGKTTIVNLLTRFYDALSGQIVIDNEPITNIKRNNLRKCFSVVLQDTCFFTGTIMDNIRYSQINATDEQVIAAAKIARAHDFIDKLPKGYNTRVSGSTDNLSQGQRQLVAIARAVLCDSPILILDEATSSVDTKTEKDIQRALVSLMKNRTSFLIAHRLSTIRDADKIMVIGDGKILESGNHEALMDLKGQYYNMVISQMGKLK, encoded by the coding sequence ATGGCAGCGCAATTTTCTAACACAGAAGTAAAAGCACCTACTATGGGAGGAAGACCAAAAGGAGGCGGAAGGAATCGTTTTGGTCCAACTGAGAAACCTAAAAATACAAAAGGTACATTAATGCGAATAATTAAGATATATATGAGGTGGGGAAAAACTATCTTTGTAGCCATAGTATTAACAATTATATCTTCATTAATTTCAGTTTCAATTCCATATTACATAGGAAAAGCTTTTAATACTTTTAATATTGAAACTAGAACAGTAGATACAAAATTACTCATTTGGTTTTTAGGAACAATTACAATTTTATACATGATAAATTGGATTATTTCATCTATAAATGGTGTTATAATGTTAAAGGTTTCGCAAAAACTTGTGTTCGCAGTGCGTACTGAGTTTTTTCAAAAGCTACAGAAGCTTCCTTTAAAATTTTTTGATACTCGTTCTCATGGTGATACTATGAGTAGAATTACAAATGATGCAGATAACATAAGTTCTACTATTGCACAAACAACTACCCAATTAATATCAAGTATATTAACTTTAGCTGGATCATTAATAATAATGCTATCACTTAATGTTTTTTTAACTTTAGTTGTTTTATTATGTATTCCTTTAGTTATGCTTTTAACGAGGGCAATTGCTAGAAATAGCCGATCTCATTTTTCAGCGCAGCAAAGGAGTTTAGGGAGCCTTAATGGAGTTATAGAGGAAAATATATTAGGGTTAAAAATGGTAAAAGCTTTTGGAAAACAACAGGATATTTTAAAGCAGTTTTCAACTATTAACGAAAAATTATACGAAAGCAGTACTAAAGCTCAAATATGGTCTGGATATATGATGCCTATTATGAATGTTATCAATAATTTAATCTTTGCAATAGTTGCAATTGTTGGAGGGATATTATCAGTTGGATATGGAGTATCTGTTGGAACTGTAGTTAGTTTCTTGAGTTATTCAAAACAATTTTCTATGCCATTAAATTCTATTGCAGGCATGTTTAATACAATTCAGTCAGCATTAGCAGGAGCTGAACGTGTATTTGAAATTTTAGATAGTGAAGAAGAATTTGCTGATTTTGAAAATGCAATTGAAATTATAGAGCCAAAAGGTAAAGTTGTCTTTGATAATGTGTGTTTTTCATATGATAAGTCTAGAACTATATTAAAGGATGTAAGCTTTAAGGTTGAGGCGGGAGAGACAGTTGCATTAGTTGGAGAAACTGGTGCTGGAAAGACCACTATTGTTAATCTTCTGACACGTTTCTATGATGCTTTGAGCGGACAAATTGTAATTGATAATGAACCAATTACAAATATAAAGAGGAATAATCTTAGAAAGTGTTTCTCAGTTGTCCTTCAAGATACTTGTTTTTTCACTGGTACAATTATGGATAATATTCGTTATTCACAAATTAATGCAACGGATGAACAAGTGATAGCAGCAGCTAAAATTGCTCGGGCTCATGACTTTATTGATAAATTGCCAAAGGGATATAATACAAGGGTGTCTGGATCAACGGATAATCTAAGTCAGGGACAGCGCCAATTAGTTGCAATTGCTAGAGCAGTATTATGTGATAGTCCTATTTTAATTTTAGATGAGGCAACCAGTAGTGTTGATACTAAAACAGAAAAAGATATTCAGCGTGCTTTAGTAAGTTTAATGAAAAATCGAACAAGCTTTTTAATAGCCCATCGTTTATCTACTATCAGAGATGCAGATAAAATTATGGTTATTGGGGACGGAAAAATATTGGAAAGCGGAAATCATGAAGCTCTTATGGATTTAAAAGGCCAATATTATAATATGGTAATTAGTCAAATGGGAAAATTAAAGTAA